The Thermovibrio guaymasensis genomic interval TCAGCCCGAAAGTTATCTGGTTTATCTTTTCCCTATCAAGATAAAGCCTAACGGATACCGGAAAAGTGTAGCTCTTTTCCTTGTAGTCTCCTAACTTCTTTCCCTTCTTAATCAGGCTTTTGTAATCTTCTTGGTAGAAGGCTCCGAAGGATAGGTCTGCAGTGTTGTAGATTATCCTGTAGAGGCTAAGGTTAACAAATACTTTCTTTGACGGTTTGTCTGTGTTGTACCACTTAACATAGCCGGTGTAGAGTTTATGCCCCATTCCGAAGAGGTTGTAGTGCCTAACTTCCATACCGGCCTTATAGGAACCGTCATCTTTAAACCTAACTCTTGGGAGCGGAACTATTGGGAACTTCTCCTTTAACCTGAGCTTTACTGTTACTCCCTCCTTATCTTCCTTTACGGAAGTCTCTACCCTGTAGAAAAGGTGGGTGTTTAGAAGGTTCCTTACCGATAGAGAGAGGTCTTTGGGGTCGAACTTTTTTCCCTCTTTAATGAGGAGCTCTCTCCTAACAAACCTTTCCTTTGTCCACTTCAGTCCTTCTATCTCAATCCTTTTTACTACAGCTGCGTAGGAGTTTAGACTGGAAAAACTTAAAAGCAGTAAAATTAAAAGGCTAAACTTTCTCATTGTTTCCTCATTGCAATAAATAAAATGAAGGATACCAGAGTTAGGATTAAGCTTATCAAAATGCTCGTTCCGAGGGGAAAGTAAAAGACGATGTTGTCCCTTTTTATTACGATGTCTCCTGGGAGTTTTCCAACTGGAATGTTCCCGAGTTTGCTTAGAATGAGGATGAGAGCTCCTAAGACTACGAGGAAGAGCCCAGTAAGTATTAGTAGTTTCCCTAAATCTTCTACCATGTCAACCTCTTAACTATTTCCGGCAAAAGGAACTTTACATCAAGGGCTAGGGCAAAGAGCCCGATTGACAGAACCGCTGCAGCAGAGGCGTCCTTTGCCAGCTTAGCGCTTTCCCGATACTCTCTAGTTGCCGTATCTACGGCCCTTTCAACTGCAGTGTTAATAAGTTCAGCTACAAAGACCAGGTAGTTTGAAAGGGCTACTATTAATGATAGTTCTCCTTTAAGGAAGGCTATTGATAGCCCCGTTCCAAGCATACTTAGGAAGAAGTTTATCCTATAGTGTCTATCCTCCTTGAAGGCACCTTTGTAGCCGTCAAGTGCGTAGCTAAGTCCCTTTACTATTCCTAGTACTGTCTCTTTCATCTTCCGGGTACTCAATCCTGTTATGGTAGATTCCGGAGAGGACCTTTTTAAAGACCTTCTCTATAATGGAGATGTCCTTTAAGGAGAGTCCACTCTGGTTAAGCTGCCCATCTTCAATGATGTCCATTATTAACTGGTGAATAACCTTGTCAAGGTCAAACTCTTTACCACTATTCTTCATTGAACGGACTGCTGCCTCAACTGTATCTGCAAGCATTACGATTCCAGACTCCTTAAACTGGGGTTTTGGACCCGGGTAGCGGAACAGCCTTTCATCAACCTTATCTTCACCGTACATCTCCTTTGCTTTATGGTAAAAGTACTTCATTAACTTCGTTCCGTGGTGCTGCTTTATTATATCTATGACCTTTTTGGGTAGTTTGTACTTCCTTCCAAGCTCCTCTCCGTATTCTACGTGGGAGCGCAAGATTGCAGCGCTCTTTTCTGGGGGTAGTTTGTCGTGGATGTTGACTCCTCCTATCTGGTTCTCTATAAAGGCTTGCGGGTTTTTGAGCTTCCCTATATCGTGGAAGAGAGCTCCTGCCTTTGCAAGCAGGGCGTTTGCTCCAATCGCTTCGGCTGCTGCTTCAGAGAGGGTTGCCACCATTACAGAGTGGCTGTAAGTTCCCGGGGCTTTTAGGATTAACTTCCTCAGGAGGGGATGGTTAAGGTTGATTAGCTCCATATAAACTATATCTGTAGTAAAGTTGAAGAGGTTTATTATTATTGGACTTAACCCGTTTACTACTACTGCGGTTATTAGAGCTCCTACGAACATTAAAATAGGCTCAAACCAGAGCTCTCCCTTTACCCTGTTTCCAAACAGGTAAATGTAAAGTAGGAGGTTAACGAAGATAGTTACTGTAAATCCCTTAAAGGCTGCTTTGTATATTACCTCCCTGCTTTTGAACTTCCTTGAGTCAAAGGCACTGAAGAAGGAGCCTACTGAAACCGGAATTATGAGGAGGAATGGTTTTGAGAGCGTAAAACCTGAGATAAAGGTTACAGGCACAGAGTGAATTACCGCTACTTTCTTGTTTATAAACATTGAAGCAAAGATGACCGACGTAACTACGGGAACGTAGATTAAACTCTCTTCAACCGGTAGGTTAAGGCTCTGTATTGTTAACTTTGCAAGGAAGGTGAAGAACTTAATAAGGAAGATATCAAGGGTTATCACTGAAAAGGAAAAGAGAACGTTTTTAACGTTAAAGGCAGAAGGGCTTATGATTTTGTAGAGCCTGATTACAGAGTAGTAGAGGATCAGAGATAGTAAGAAGATGGATATATACTTATTTAAGCTCCTCCCTCTGCTCTTTGCTTCCCTCAGGGCCTCAAGTTTTAGTTCGGCTTCCGGGGTTACCCTTTCTCCCTTCCTTAGGATTATCTCTCCCTTTTTAAGTTCAACTACTACAGGCTTAACGCTCTCTCTGGCCTTTTCCCAGAGTAGGGAGCTCCTTTCTCTGTTAAAGACGTAGTTAGGTTTGATTTTTAATCTATTTACAGTTTCCTCTACAGTTTTTTTGTCCTTTATAAACTTTGAGAGGTCTTCCTTTAGGAGCCTTTTAACGTCTTTCTCCCTTAAGAATACATCAACTTTCTCCTTTTTCTTCTTTCCCGGACCGTATGATACTGTGACTTCACTGTAGCCTTCAGGTAGTTCTGAGAGGATTCCCCTTTTGTAGTATGAGGAGACTATTTCCTTTAAGACTTCTTTTTCTTTCTTTGAGAGGAAGGGAAGTTCCTCTATCTCTCTAAAAGTCTCCCTCTCGTTTTTGGGTTGGTATTCAACTATTGGAAGGACTTTCTTTACTGCCTCTTCCCTCAGTTTCTCAGTTGCCCTCTTGTTTTCAACCTTTAAGTTGACAGGTGAGCGGACATCAACAGAGCTCACTTGGCCAACCTTCAGGTTTGGCAAGTTTATAAAGTTAAAGGGAAGCATAAAGAGGGTTGCAAAGATACTTGCAACTAAGAGAGCCCCGTATATCGTGAGTTTAGTCTTCTTCTCTTCCTTCATGCTCTTCATAAGCCTTAATAATCTCCTGAACCAGTCTATGCCTTACTACGTCTTCCCTTGAGAACTCTACTATCTCTATTCCCTTGATTCCCCTTAAGATTTTAACTGCTTCAACGAGTCCTGAACGTTTCTTTGACGGTAGGTCAATTTGTGTAACGTCTCCCGTTATGACAACCTTTGAGCCGAACCCAAGTCTCGTTAAGAACATCTTCATCTGCTCTCTCGTTGTATTCTGAGCTTCGTCAAGGATTATGAAGGCTTCGTTTAAGGTTCTTCCCCTCATGTAGGCAAGGGGAGCTATCTCAAATATGTTCCTCTCAAGGTAAGAGTTAACTTTTTCAGGTTCAATCATTTCAAATAGTGCGTCGTAGAGGGGCTTAAGGTAAGGGTCTATCTTTTCCTGAAGGGTCCCCGGTAGGAATCCTAACTTCTCACCGGCCTCTACTGCGGGCCTTGTAAGGATTATCCTGTTAACCTTTCCCTTCTTGAAGTAAGAGACTGCCATTGCTACTGCTAAGTAAGTCTTTCCGGTTCCTGCAGGGCCGATTCCGAAAACTACATCGTTGTTCCTTATAGCTTCGGCGTACCTCTTCTGGGTAGGTGTCTTTGCAACGATTTTCTTTCCCCTGTAAGTTGTAACTATTACATCCTGGGAGAGCTCCTTCGCTTTTGACTCCCTTCTAGCTGAGAGCTGAGTAAGGTACATATCAACGTCTGCCTTTGTTAATTTATGGCCTGATTTAACTAGTCCTTCTAAGTCCTTCAAAAACTCCTTGGCTCTTTCCTCACTTTCGGCACTTCCGTTTATGAGGATTTCATTTCCCCTTGAGCCCAGTTTCACGTTAAGTATCTGCGCTAGCTTCTTTAGGTTTTCCTCATGGTGACCTACTATGGTGTAGAAGTCTTCAGGCTCAAGTTCAAGAATTACCTTTATCAATTTTTTCCTCCTGATGGTTTTTCTATCTCTAATTTAAGCTTATTCCTGAACCAAATATCGTTCTGAGGGAACGGAATTTCTATTCCCTCCTCCTTTAGTTTGTACCAGACTTTGTAGTAGAAGTCGCTGACAACTCTCTTTACCCATACGTTTTTCCTAACATCTATCCAGAACATGGCTTTAAATATGAGAGCGCTATCTCCAAGTTCTTCAAACTGAACGTTCTTAGGGAGGAACCTTACAACGTAGGGAAGTTCATCAATAACCCTTTCCAGGATTTCCTTTACTTTGAGGGGGTCTGAGGAGTAGGCTACTCCGATTGGAACTTTCAGCCTAACGAAGGGGTCTTTGAGTGAAAAGTTTACTATCGGAGAGTTTATGAAGTTAGAGTTTGGGATTGAAATCTCAACTCCGTCGTTTGTCCTGACAATCGTTGAGAGTATTCCAATGTCTTCAACCTTACCAAATACGCTCGTTTGGACTTCTCCTAGAGTTGAGATGGATATGGAGGGGAGTTCCACTATATCTCCAACTTTCAACTTTTTGCTGAATAGAAGTATAAATCCACTAACGTAGTTGTTCATAATGGTTTGGAGTCCAAATCCCAGTCCAACTCCCAACGTTCCTGCAATTGGTAAGATTACTTTCCACGTTATTCCTAAAGTTGAGAGGAGAATGATTGAGTTAAAGAGAACTCCCAAGTTGAAAATCAGCGCCTCTGCAGAACCTCCCTCAACCTCCCTCCTCTCCTTTGGGAAGAAGAGCTTTACTAGTTTCTTTCCAATTCCTAAAAGGCTGAAAAGGATTAAAGCAGTTACTGTAAAGTCTACAATGTTTCCTATAGAAATCTTTACTAGGTCTGTCTTTATTAAGTAAACTCCGTATATCTTGGAGAAGAAATCTGAGAAGTTTGAGGATAACTCAAGTATTTTAATGGCGAGAATGGCGTAGATTACTGTAACCAACCTTTTTGAGTTTGCAGTTACTACATCTATATCTTTATCTGTAAATTCTTCTAACAGCTCTTCTGCCGCTTTTGGAATTAGTTTTGAGTAGATTATTGTGTATACTGCAGTTAGTAAAATAATTAAAGCTATTCCAATTAGCGAATGGAAGTTGAATTTAAGGTACTCAAAGAGCCATAGGAAGAAAATTGCAGTTAAGATAGAGAAACTCGTATATCTGAATACTCTAGATATCGTCTCGTTCTTAAACGTGTAACTTAACTGCCACGTTACTGATAAGATTCCAAGGTAAATGAAGAACTTCTTTCCGTAAATCAGTAACTTTAAAACCTTTTCATTCTGTACTGGAAGGTAGATGAAAAGGAGGGAGAGGATAAGTGCAGAAGTGAAGGATAGGTAAGCTAGGATTTTTCCTATTTTCCCTTGTTGAGTTATTAGGTTAGTAGCCCTTGTTAAGTAAAGTGCAGAGACAAAGAGGGTTAAATTCCTTAAGGTTTCCTTTAGGTTCCACTCCTTGTATAGGTTAGAGAGTTCCCAGCCGATCCAGAAGAGAATGAGGGAGAAAAGGACAAAGACAACTGCGTCCGCTAAGAGTTTCTCCCTTATTTTCCTGAAGGCGAATTTCCTCAGCAGGTTTTCAATGAGGAGAGAGAGAATAACCGATAAGGTAAAGAAGATTATGGGCTGAAGGTTAATCAATCTCAACTTCTGAAAATCCCCCTACTTTCCTAAGTTTTATTACCCTGTCTGCCACTACTTCAAGCTCTTGGTCGTGAGTAACTATCACCATTTGAGGTATCGTTCCCTTTAATTTCATGAGGAGCTCTGTGAGGGCAATTCTCCTTTCCCTATCAAGGTGAATCGTTGGCTCGTCAAGAATTAGGGTTTTCAGGCTCATCTTTGAAAACTGTTTAGCCATTGCAAACCTTAGTGCTAGGGCAAAGGCTATCTGTTGGCCTCCTGAAAGTTCTTCAAGGGACATCTCTCCCATTGAGGGAACCACTACTTTAATTGAGAGGTCTTCATCAACCTTAATCCTGCTGAACTCAAAGCCAAACAGTTCAAATAGTTCTTTAGCATGTTTCTCAATTTGGGGGAGAAGTCTCTTCCTCACGAGTGTGAGAAAGCCCTTTTCAGGGTGAACGGTTTGAGAGAGTTTCTCAAGGATTAACAGCGAATCTCTCAGCTTCAAAAGGCCTCTCTTCTCCCTTTCAACCTCTTCCATTTCCCCCTTTAGCTCTTCAACCTGTTTCTCTATCTGTTTTATCTCTCCTGAAATCCTTGAAATCTCCGAAATTAAGTCTTCCTTCTCCTCTTCCTTTTGCTTTACGTTCTCCTCAAGGAGTTTATAGTAGTCCTCGTTAAAGTCTATCCCACCGATCTTTTTACCAATTTGTTCCAGTTCTTCTTCCTTTTCCTTTCTCTCTCGGGATAGCTTCTTGAGCCTGTCCTTTAGGAAGGTTTCGTTTTTGAGCTCTCCCTCAAGTTTGTTCTTTTCCCTCTCTTTCCTTAGTAGTTCTTCATACTTCTTTTCAACCTTATGTAGATCGTGGTTTAACCTATCTCCCCACTCCTCCTCTAGAGTTTTTAACTCTTCCTTTAAATTTGAAATATCTTTCTCTAAATCCTTTGAGCTCCTATTTTTCAAATTCCTTTCAATCTGCTCCTCTTCCCTCTTGAGAGCTCTAACTTCCCCCTGAACTTCATTAAGTTCTTTCCTTACTCTCTCCCACTCTTTCTCTAGACTTTCAACTTCCTCCTTTAGCTTTTCTAGTGGTTCTGAAGGAAGTTCCCCCTTTAACTTCTCCAGTTTACTTTCAACTTCACCCTTCCTCTCTTTAAATCCCTTTAGCCTCTCCGACTTTAGGCTCTCCTCCCTTAAAGCTTTCCTTAGGATTTCAATTTCTCTCTTTAGTTGACTTTCTCTCTCCTTCAGTCCTTTAAATCTCTCCCTTAGACTTTTAAACTCTTCCCTCATTCTGTTTAAAATTCCTTCCCTTTCTTCCTCTGAAAGGGGTCTTCTACATACTGGACATTCGGCTTCAGAGCTCTCCTTCAGGAGCTCCCCTCTCTCCTTTAACTCCTTCAATTTCTCCCCAACTTCGGCCTTAAGGTTTCTAGTCTCTTCTAATTCCTTCTCTACCTCCTTTAGCTTCCTCTCAATCTCTTCTAACTTTACTTCTCCAAATGCCTCTATCCTTTCATTAACCTTTTTAAGCTCTTTTGAGAGTTCATTTAGGTACTTAAGAACCTGTTCTGCCCTTGTTAACTCCTCTTTTTTTTCCCTTAGCCTGTTGTTTAACGCACACTCCTCTTCCTTTAGTACTCCTTCCCTCTCTCTGAGTTTTGGTAGGAGCTCTTTTAACTCTCCTAACCTTCTTTCCTTCTCCTTAATGTCCTTAAGCTCTCCCTCTCTGATCTCTATCTCCCTCCTTAAGTTCCTAACCTTCCTCAGAATCTCAAGGAGGTTCTTGACCTTCTCTATCGGTTCAGTTTCCCTTTCCAAGATGGCAATCCTCTCCCTTACACCCTCTAGCTCTTTTAACTTCTTCTTTACGCTAACCTCTTCCTCTGAAAGCTTTTCTATTTCCCTCTCTAACCTTTCCTTAGTTTCACTTAACCTTAAGTAAAGGTTCCTCTCTTCCTCTAACTTTGAGAGCTTTTCCTTTAGTTCTTTTAGCCTTTCTTCAACCTTTCTCTTTTCTTCCGATAGCTTCTTTCTCTCCTCTTCCTTTTCCCTTAGGAGTTCAATGAGTTTGCTTTCCTTCTCCTTCAGTCTCTCTCCCTCTAAAACTTTTTCCTCAAGGAACCCTTTAATATTTCTGAGCTCTTTAAGCTTTAGGTTAAGGGCCTCATACTTCTTTCCAAACTCCTCAAGGCCTAAGAGCCTGTTGAGTATCTGTCTCCTTTCCTTTGGAGTTCCCTTAAAAAGTTCTGTAATCTCCCCCTGAGGAACGAAGATTGTATTTTTAAGGGTGTTTGGCTCGAGTCCTAGGTTTTCAGATAGGAACCTGGATACCTCTTTTGTCCTTTCGGCAACTAGAGTATCACCTTTAAAGAGCCTTGCCTCGTTTTTCCTTACGGATATTACCCTTTCAACTCTGTATCGGTTTCCTTTACTTATGAAAGTTAGAGAGAGCCTTGCGGAGTTTGAAGTTCTGTTTATCAGGTTCTCCCTCTTTACTTTCCTTCCTTCAAGGTCCTCTCCAAAGAGGGCAAAGAAGATTCCCCTTAAGATCGAGGTTTTTCCAGATGCGTTGTGGCCGATTATTACGAAGGTTTCATCTGTGAAGGGAATTGTAGTTTCCCTGTGAGAGAGGAAGTTCTTGAGTTTTAATTCCCTTAGACTAATCAAGTTATCTCCTCCCTTTCAAACTCGTTCTCCACTTCCTTCCTTTTATTGACCTTTCTCTTTCCTTCCCTCAGGATAACTGTAAAGCAGAAGACTACAAAGGAGAAGACAACTATCCAGGCAAAGTTCATAAATAGGAGGGAACTTCCTTTCATTCTTCTAACCTCCTTCTCTTTCTATCTGCAAGGTAGACCATGAAGAGCTGAAGTGCCAGTATGAGAACCATTACAAACCTTGCAAACCATACTTGAGGATCGCTCTGGAGGAGCTTTGAGGGAAGAGATGAGATCGTCCACGCAGAGAGGATGATGAGTAGAGAAACTGGTGTAACGTACTTTAGGATGTAGTAGTAAACCCTGGGAACTTTAAAGAGAGCTCCCCTGTTAATCTCCTCCCAGGCCCTCTTTCCTCCGAAGAACCAGAAGAAGACTATAACTTCAAGGAAGGCAAAGAGGACTACGAAGAAAGTTCCGGCCCAGAAGTCCATCTCGTCAAGGGCCTTAGGCATAAATATCGGAATCTGGGCTACCAGAAATGTAAATATTACTGTAACCGTTACTGCCGTTTTCCTTGAAAGGCCGAATTCGTCCTCAAGGAAGGCTATTATTGGCATACTTATTGCCACAGAAGAAGTTGCTCCTGCAAAGAAGAGGAGGAAGAACCAGATAAACCCCAGGAAGTTTCCTCCCGTTAAGTTTGAGAAGATTGCGGGAAGGCTAACGAAGGCAAGGTTAA includes:
- a CDS encoding POTRA domain-containing protein; translated protein: MRKFSLLILLLLSFSSLNSYAAVVKRIEIEGLKWTKERFVRRELLIKEGKKFDPKDLSLSVRNLLNTHLFYRVETSVKEDKEGVTVKLRLKEKFPIVPLPRVRFKDDGSYKAGMEVRHYNLFGMGHKLYTGYVKWYNTDKPSKKVFVNLSLYRIIYNTADLSFGAFYQEDYKSLIKKGKKLGDYKEKSYTFPVSVRLYLDREKINQITFGLTPYLSFPDTLTSDKHLYYLNLRYTKDYSTDMVYYTLGKSFSIGGSLAAPEISSVFTGKLDLSYLKSIKRGDLKTFLYKVFLGTKVGYSGNGYNVSSPIPGYKSEEMENKRYVAGNFSYRFPVVDKSIFVKPSFWVGDSFENTPDDILISAGVEVTAFWARLADGIIKFKLFRGLGSKADTQSYFKLSFRW
- a CDS encoding DUF2905 domain-containing protein; protein product: MVEDLGKLLILTGLFLVVLGALILILSKLGNIPVGKLPGDIVIKRDNIVFYFPLGTSILISLILTLVSFILFIAMRKQ
- a CDS encoding diacylglycerol kinase family protein; this encodes MKETVLGIVKGLSYALDGYKGAFKEDRHYRINFFLSMLGTGLSIAFLKGELSLIVALSNYLVFVAELINTAVERAVDTATREYRESAKLAKDASAAAVLSIGLFALALDVKFLLPEIVKRLTW
- a CDS encoding HD family phosphohydrolase codes for the protein MKSMKEEKKTKLTIYGALLVASIFATLFMLPFNFINLPNLKVGQVSSVDVRSPVNLKVENKRATEKLREEAVKKVLPIVEYQPKNERETFREIEELPFLSKKEKEVLKEIVSSYYKRGILSELPEGYSEVTVSYGPGKKKKEKVDVFLREKDVKRLLKEDLSKFIKDKKTVEETVNRLKIKPNYVFNRERSSLLWEKARESVKPVVVELKKGEIILRKGERVTPEAELKLEALREAKSRGRSLNKYISIFLLSLILYYSVIRLYKIISPSAFNVKNVLFSFSVITLDIFLIKFFTFLAKLTIQSLNLPVEESLIYVPVVTSVIFASMFINKKVAVIHSVPVTFISGFTLSKPFLLIIPVSVGSFFSAFDSRKFKSREVIYKAAFKGFTVTIFVNLLLYIYLFGNRVKGELWFEPILMFVGALITAVVVNGLSPIIINLFNFTTDIVYMELINLNHPLLRKLILKAPGTYSHSVMVATLSEAAAEAIGANALLAKAGALFHDIGKLKNPQAFIENQIGGVNIHDKLPPEKSAAILRSHVEYGEELGRKYKLPKKVIDIIKQHHGTKLMKYFYHKAKEMYGEDKVDERLFRYPGPKPQFKESGIVMLADTVEAAVRSMKNSGKEFDLDKVIHQLIMDIIEDGQLNQSGLSLKDISIIEKVFKKVLSGIYHNRIEYPEDERDSTRNSKGT
- a CDS encoding PhoH family protein, coding for MIKVILELEPEDFYTIVGHHEENLKKLAQILNVKLGSRGNEILINGSAESEERAKEFLKDLEGLVKSGHKLTKADVDMYLTQLSARRESKAKELSQDVIVTTYRGKKIVAKTPTQKRYAEAIRNNDVVFGIGPAGTGKTYLAVAMAVSYFKKGKVNRIILTRPAVEAGEKLGFLPGTLQEKIDPYLKPLYDALFEMIEPEKVNSYLERNIFEIAPLAYMRGRTLNEAFIILDEAQNTTREQMKMFLTRLGFGSKVVITGDVTQIDLPSKKRSGLVEAVKILRGIKGIEIVEFSREDVVRHRLVQEIIKAYEEHEGREED
- a CDS encoding mechanosensitive ion channel family protein, with translation MRLINLQPIIFFTLSVILSLLIENLLRKFAFRKIREKLLADAVVFVLFSLILFWIGWELSNLYKEWNLKETLRNLTLFVSALYLTRATNLITQQGKIGKILAYLSFTSALILSLLFIYLPVQNEKVLKLLIYGKKFFIYLGILSVTWQLSYTFKNETISRVFRYTSFSILTAIFFLWLFEYLKFNFHSLIGIALIILLTAVYTIIYSKLIPKAAEELLEEFTDKDIDVVTANSKRLVTVIYAILAIKILELSSNFSDFFSKIYGVYLIKTDLVKISIGNIVDFTVTALILFSLLGIGKKLVKLFFPKERREVEGGSAEALIFNLGVLFNSIILLSTLGITWKVILPIAGTLGVGLGFGLQTIMNNYVSGFILLFSKKLKVGDIVELPSISISTLGEVQTSVFGKVEDIGILSTIVRTNDGVEISIPNSNFINSPIVNFSLKDPFVRLKVPIGVAYSSDPLKVKEILERVIDELPYVVRFLPKNVQFEELGDSALIFKAMFWIDVRKNVWVKRVVSDFYYKVWYKLKEEGIEIPFPQNDIWFRNKLKLEIEKPSGGKN
- a CDS encoding AAA family ATPase, producing MISLRELKLKNFLSHRETTIPFTDETFVIIGHNASGKTSILRGIFFALFGEDLEGRKVKRENLINRTSNSARLSLTFISKGNRYRVERVISVRKNEARLFKGDTLVAERTKEVSRFLSENLGLEPNTLKNTIFVPQGEITELFKGTPKERRQILNRLLGLEEFGKKYEALNLKLKELRNIKGFLEEKVLEGERLKEKESKLIELLREKEEERKKLSEEKRKVEERLKELKEKLSKLEEERNLYLRLSETKERLEREIEKLSEEEVSVKKKLKELEGVRERIAILERETEPIEKVKNLLEILRKVRNLRREIEIREGELKDIKEKERRLGELKELLPKLREREGVLKEEECALNNRLREKKEELTRAEQVLKYLNELSKELKKVNERIEAFGEVKLEEIERKLKEVEKELEETRNLKAEVGEKLKELKERGELLKESSEAECPVCRRPLSEEEREGILNRMREEFKSLRERFKGLKERESQLKREIEILRKALREESLKSERLKGFKERKGEVESKLEKLKGELPSEPLEKLKEEVESLEKEWERVRKELNEVQGEVRALKREEEQIERNLKNRSSKDLEKDISNLKEELKTLEEEWGDRLNHDLHKVEKKYEELLRKEREKNKLEGELKNETFLKDRLKKLSRERKEKEEELEQIGKKIGGIDFNEDYYKLLEENVKQKEEEKEDLISEISRISGEIKQIEKQVEELKGEMEEVEREKRGLLKLRDSLLILEKLSQTVHPEKGFLTLVRKRLLPQIEKHAKELFELFGFEFSRIKVDEDLSIKVVVPSMGEMSLEELSGGQQIAFALALRFAMAKQFSKMSLKTLILDEPTIHLDRERRIALTELLMKLKGTIPQMVIVTHDQELEVVADRVIKLRKVGGFSEVEID